One region of Peromyscus eremicus chromosome 4, PerEre_H2_v1, whole genome shotgun sequence genomic DNA includes:
- the LOC131908663 gene encoding vomeromodulin-like: MWALWALAIMLNIQAGTLDLVETPPAVNNLPVAVPSVSTLPLVMPRPPHLKGSSNSQGLPPRKHPAAPKGGKCAPAARYFLSSGQLHDYLMNTLPPQIEELVKCNGVGMGGVLGTLMSTLDSLDLLSLLDPTSLLQGAGGLGLDGLLGQKGNEESSKASSGSKATGGLNNLLPGGKEGLGSLLNLGGDKGSGKGILKGEGLSDIKQTLGGAVENVEHLKESVEAKVKDILPEDIKNSLSDLLKINIQELVLEFKVDEVREESTDITMEADEIQVHSTVTATIGGKGVLGPVITLLKFESNLDVTMKIAISSNNTQCVNLDVQDTHIEVNEMKINLVETVTGTVPLPTSLPLNDIIPILLTAEMNENLQKSNSCAIVLKDFNDCKNATGLFKYQVQSTRISSKGLSIFYCVEFNLGKKPVPVPGGRLPPDPKNATISVTMSTSMLKILLMYVAKQSSVKMNDLGANITKIAYAFQKDKLLGLTYEVEIRKGGEDFATGTTKLIIAHNSKISKTKLVPDIQVKRSKNTVEPPEAKEEVEGIMAEVMKKAWSSFNELFKQMNVPEGVTTFALKDANVRPLKSNHLQAAN; the protein is encoded by the exons ATGTGGGCTCTCTGGGCCTTGGCCATCATGTTGAACATCCAAGCAGGAACACTTGACCTGGTGGAAACACCCCCAGCGGTGAACAATCTCCCTGTTGCTGTGCCCAGTGTGAGCACTCTCCCTCTTGTCATGCCAAGGCCCCCACACCTCAAAGGTTCCTCCAACAGCCAAGGCTTGCCTCCCAGAAAGCATCCAGCTGCCCCCAAAGGAGGCAAGTGTGCACCTGCAGCCAGATACTTCCTCTCCAGCGGCCAACTCCACGACT ATCTCATGAACACTCTGCCCCCACAGATCGAGGAACTTGTGAAGTGTAATGGCGTTGGCATGGGAGGCGTGCTTGGGACACTGATGTCCACACTGGACAGCCTTGACCTGCTCTCACTCTTAGATCCCACCTCCCTCCTACAAGGGGCAGGTGGTCTTGGCCTAGATGGTCTCCTAGGCCAAAAAGGCAATGAGGAGTCCTCAAAGGCCTCTTCAGGGTCCAAGGCCACTGGAGGACTCAACAACCTGCTCCCAGGGGGCAAGGAAGGCCTGGGCAGCTTACTAAACCTCGGTGGAGACAAGGGCTCTGGCAAAGGAATCCTGAAGGGAGAGGGGCTCTCTGATATCAAGCAGACTCTGGGTGGCGCGGTGGAAAACGTAGAACATCTGAAAGAATCTGTTGAGGCCAAGGTCAAGGATATCCTCCCAGAAGACATCAAAAACTCACTTTCAGATCTGCTCAAGATAAACATCCAAGAGCTTGTGCTCGA GTTCAAGGTCGACGAGGTGAGAGAGGAGAGCACGGACATAACCATGGAAGCTGATGAGATCCAAGTCCACTCCACAGTCACTGCCACCATAGGCGGAAAAGG CGTACTTGGACCTGTCATCACCCTACTGAAATTTGAATCTAACTTGGATGTGACAATGAAAATTGCTATTTCCTCCAACAACACGCAATGTGTCAACCTTGACGTCCAAGACACCCATATCGAGGTCAACGAAATGAAAATAAACTTAGTAGAGAC AGTCACAGGAACTGTGCCTCTCCCCACGTCTCTGCCCTTGAATGACATCATCCCAATACTGCTGACAGCAGAAATGAATGAGAAT CTGCAGAAATCCAACTCCTGTGCCATCGTCCTCAAGGACTTTAATGACTGCAAGAATG CTACCGGCTTATTCAAGTACCAGGTTCAAAGTACCAGGATTTCTTCCAAAGGACTTTCCATTTTCTACTGT GTTGAATTCAATTTGGGAAAAAAACCAGTGCCTGTGCCTGGAGGTCGGCTGCCTCCAGATCCCAAAAATGCCACCATTTCTGTAACTATGTCCACCTCGATGTTGAAGATACTTTTAATGTACGTGGCCAAGCAGAGCTCTGTCAAG ATGAATGACCTGGGTGCCAACATCACCAAAATAGCCTATGCCttccagaaagacaaactccTCGGACTCACTTATGAGGTTGAAATAAGGAAGGGTGGTGAGGACTTTGCCACGGGGACAACG AAATTAATCATCGCTCATAACAGCAAGATTTCAAAAACCAAACTGGTACCAGACATCCAAGTCAAGAG GTCTAAGAACACAGTGGAGCCTCCTGAGGCT